The Xyrauchen texanus isolate HMW12.3.18 chromosome 28, RBS_HiC_50CHRs, whole genome shotgun sequence genome has a segment encoding these proteins:
- the LOC127622416 gene encoding LOW QUALITY PROTEIN: zona pellucida sperm-binding protein 4-like (The sequence of the model RefSeq protein was modified relative to this genomic sequence to represent the inferred CDS: inserted 2 bases in 1 codon; deleted 1 base in 1 codon) produces MATSTTRGIPAQSSQALVFQPSDKRLPQQTPQQQTQKYPPKQPAPQAEPLDKCTVADYEQIQCGQPGISAVECETINCCFNGQQCYYGKAVTVQCIRDGQFVVVVARDVTLPQLSLDTVRLLGGSDPPCAPVGSTSSFAIYQFPVTACGTSMMEDNGYVVYENRMTSSYEVGIGPLGSITRDSQFELLFQCRYSGSAVQALVVEVNTIPPPPPVAAPGPLRVALRLANGQCVTKGCAEEDAAYTSYYSDSDYPVTKVLRDPVYVEVNVLERTDPNLVLTLGRCWATSTPDPLSLPQWDLLVNGCPYQDDRYLTTLVPVDVSSGLQFPTHYKXFIVKMFTFVDPRPLAPLQETVFIHCSTAVCYPSSTGSCEQRCGRQRRDVHFKMTSSGETVVSSGGVTLVMP; encoded by the exons ATGGCTACTTCAACAACAAGGGGGATTCCAGCCCAGAGTTCTCAAGCTCTTGTGTTCCAGCCAAGTGATAAGCGGCTACCTCAACAGACTCCGCAACAGCAAACTCAAAAGTATCCACCCAAGCAGCCTGCACCACAGGCAGAGCCTCTAGACAAGTGTACTGTAGCTGATTATGAGCAGATCCAATGTGGACAACCTGGTATCAGTGCTGTGGAATGTGAAACTATAAATTGCTGCTTCAATGGACAGCAGTGCTACTATGGGAAGGCAG TGACTGTCCAGTGTATTCGAGATGGCCAGTTTGTGGTTGTGGTGGCTAGAGATGTTACACTTCCGCAGCTAAGCCTGGATACGGTCCGTTTGTTGGGTGGAAGTGACCCACCATGCGCTCCAGTTGGGTCCACCTCATCTTTTGCCATCTACCAATTCCCTGTCACTGCTTGTGGCACAAGCATGATG GAGGACAATGGATATGTAGTGTATGAGAACAGAATGACATCGTCCTATGAAGTGGGGATTGGACCACTTGGATCCATCACAAGGGACAGTCAATTTGA GCTTCTCTTCCAGTGTAGGTATTCCGGCAGTGCTGTTCAAGCTCTAGTTGTGGAGGTCAACaccattcctcctcctccacctgtAGCTGCTCCTGGACCGCTCCGAGTGGCGCTTAGGCTGGCTAATGGACAATGTGTCACTAAAGGATGTGCTGAAG AGGATGCAGCGTACACCTCCTACTACAGTGACTCGGATTACCCTGTCACAAAAGTCCTC CGAGACCCAGTGTATGTTGAGGTGAACGTTTTGGAGAGGACTGACCCAAATCTTGTCCTGACTCTGGGACGTTGCTGGGCAACATCAACCCCTGATCCCCTCAGCCTACCTCAGTGGGACCTTCTAGTTAATGG ATGCCCTTACCAGGATGACCGTTACCTGACTACACTGGTTCCTGTGGATGTCTCCTCTGGTCTTCAGTTCCCAACCCACTACAA CTTTATTGTGAAGATGTTCACATTTGTGGATCCTAGGccactagctcctctgcaggaaACC GTCTTCATCCACTGTAGTACAGCAGTGTGCTATCCCTCTTCCACTGGCTCCTGTGAGCAGCGCTGCGGCAGGCAAA GAAGGGATGTTCATTTCAAGATGACTTCTAGTGGAGAAACCGTGGTTTCTAGTGGAGGAGTTACTCTGGTCATGccttaa